The Methanococcoides methylutens genome segment ATCCTGGGGTTGATCGGTGCTGTCACAGGCTGCCTGCTTGGAACTGCCATTGCCCTGGCGATAGGAAGTTATCCGGTCCCTGCTGAATTTTATGGTATTGAGAAGATACCGGTGATCATCAACATTTCAGACATAATTATAACTGTTGTAGTCGTTTTTTTCCTCAACCTGATCGCAGGCGTTTACCCTGCCCAGCGCGCAGCCGGGCTGGATCCATTAGAGGCAATTTCAACACATTGAAAATAAATAGATTTGTTTCAGTGGTAACGCCGTTACGCCATTATAATATAGTAGATGTGATAGTTTAAATCGATCCAAAGAAGCTTTCCTGCCGTTAAGTGTATATACAATTAGGAAATAGTCCAAATTGTGTAATGAGCGGGACCCTAATTTCTTTTCAAGTACCCCCACTCCCCAACCCGCTCATGTCACTTTACATCAGTATTTTGCTTAATGAACTGTTTTTTGTAGATGTTGACGAAGAGATTGTAATACATTATTGTATATTAGACAAAGGTATAATTTGCCGTAAAGTGTATATACAATTACGAGGTAGTATTCGTTGTGTAATGAGCGGGGCCCTAATTTCTTTTCAAGTACCCCCACTCCCCAACCCGCTCATGCCACATTTCATCAGCATCTCATTTAATGAACTGTTTTTTAGACATGTCAATGACAATACAGTAATGCTGTATTGTATATTGCACAATCGTATAATTATTAGATATTATTAAAAATATCAATCATGTGTTTTGCAAGATCTTTGCTTATATCCACAGAGCTCATCAGAGTATCCGTAAAGAAGACATCAATCCCCATGTCCATCACAGGATCTCCTGCAGACCCATCCCTTACATCAAGGATCATTGCATCAAGGAGTCCATTGTAGCACTCTGCAACCCCAACTGAAGAAACATCGAAGCCACAGGCACTCATCAATTTTCCTGCAGGCCCGCTTATTGGCTCCCTTCCTATGATAGGACTTACTGCAACCACTTTCTTCCCTTTGAGGATGTCACGCATACCAGGCAAGTTAATGATCGGACCAATACTTGTGATGGGATTGCTGGGACCTATCAGGACATTATCCTCCTTTTCAAGAGCTTCAATTACACCCGGAGATATGGATGCATCATCGATGCCATCCTGTGAAACCTCTAAGACCTCAGGCCCACCATGTTGTTTTACCCAGAAATCCTGAAAATGTATCCTTCCGGATGGCGTTGTTATCATTGTGGACACAGGATCATCCGACATTGGCAATATATGAGATCTGATCCCGAATAAAGAAGCCATTTTCTGCATAGCTTCTGTAAGAGAAAGGCCCTGCCT includes the following:
- the cofD gene encoding 2-phospho-L-lactate transferase; amino-acid sequence: MIVLSGGTGTPKLIDGLRNVLPEEDITVVVNTAEDLWVSGNLITPDIDTVLYLLSDRIDKGKWWGVRDDTFSTHDAMKLAGHDEGMMIGDLDRATHIMRSEMLRQGLSLTEAMQKMASLFGIRSHILPMSDDPVSTMITTPSGRIHFQDFWVKQHGGPEVLEVSQDGIDDASISPGVIEALEKEDNVLIGPSNPITSIGPIINLPGMRDILKGKKVVAVSPIIGREPISGPAGKLMSACGFDVSSVGVAECYNGLLDAMILDVRDGSAGDPVMDMGIDVFFTDTLMSSVDISKDLAKHMIDIFNNI